In a genomic window of Dyadobacter fermentans DSM 18053:
- the pruA gene encoding L-glutamate gamma-semialdehyde dehydrogenase — protein MSIGIFNVPALKNEPVKSYAPGTPERAELKKALADARAKTIEIPQYIGSEEIYSGNKQKVSPPHDHQHVLGYFHEGSKEDVSKAIDAALEARKSWATLTWEQRAAIFLKAAELIAGPYRAEMNAATMLGQSKNAYQAEIDSACEIIDFLRLNVNFMRDIYEEQPISSEGVWNRMEYRPLEGFLFAITPFNFTAIAGNLPAAPALMGNVVIWKPAFTQVYAANVIMKVFKEAGLPDGVINMVLVDGPVAGDVIFKHPDFSGVHFTGSTKVFQTIWKTIGENIATYKTFPRIVGETGGKDFVLAHKSANAKEVATGLVRGAFEYQGQKCSAASRAYIPSNLWEEVKGFMLADLAEIKMGGVEDFSNFVNAVIDEKSFDKIASYIDGAKTSSDTEIVAGGNFDKSKGYFVEPTIIQAFKPDYVTLCEEIFGPVLTVYVYDENEFEQIIPVIDSTSPYALTGAVFAKDRYAIEYATRHLVNAAGNFYINDKPTGAVVGQQPFGGARASGTNDKAGSVLNLLRWVSPRALKETLVSPKDYKYPFLSGE, from the coding sequence ATGTCGATAGGAATTTTCAATGTGCCGGCGCTCAAAAACGAGCCGGTTAAAAGTTACGCGCCGGGTACGCCGGAGCGCGCAGAACTCAAAAAAGCGCTGGCCGATGCCCGTGCGAAGACCATTGAGATACCACAATATATAGGTAGCGAAGAAATCTACTCCGGGAACAAGCAAAAGGTGTCGCCGCCGCATGACCATCAGCACGTGCTGGGCTATTTTCATGAGGGTTCGAAGGAAGATGTCAGCAAAGCGATAGATGCTGCATTGGAGGCAAGGAAAAGCTGGGCTACCCTCACATGGGAGCAGCGTGCAGCGATTTTCTTAAAAGCAGCGGAGCTCATTGCCGGACCGTATCGCGCTGAAATGAATGCGGCTACGATGTTGGGGCAATCCAAAAATGCCTATCAGGCCGAGATTGATTCGGCTTGTGAAATCATTGACTTTCTGCGGCTTAATGTGAACTTCATGCGGGATATTTATGAAGAGCAGCCAATCTCTTCGGAGGGTGTCTGGAACCGGATGGAGTATCGCCCGCTGGAAGGTTTCCTATTTGCCATTACGCCGTTCAACTTTACGGCCATTGCCGGAAACCTGCCTGCTGCGCCTGCGTTGATGGGCAATGTGGTGATCTGGAAGCCGGCATTTACCCAGGTATATGCAGCTAATGTGATCATGAAAGTATTCAAAGAAGCGGGGCTGCCGGATGGCGTTATTAATATGGTTTTGGTGGATGGCCCGGTGGCCGGTGACGTGATTTTCAAGCATCCTGATTTCTCGGGTGTCCATTTTACAGGCAGTACCAAGGTGTTTCAAACGATCTGGAAAACGATCGGGGAGAATATAGCTACTTATAAGACATTTCCAAGAATCGTAGGCGAGACGGGCGGTAAGGACTTTGTGCTGGCGCATAAGTCAGCCAATGCAAAGGAAGTGGCTACCGGCCTGGTTCGTGGTGCATTCGAATACCAGGGCCAGAAATGCTCGGCGGCTTCACGGGCTTATATTCCTTCCAATTTGTGGGAAGAGGTGAAAGGATTTATGCTGGCTGACCTTGCGGAGATCAAAATGGGCGGTGTAGAGGACTTCTCGAATTTCGTGAATGCGGTCATCGACGAAAAATCGTTCGACAAGATCGCTTCTTATATAGATGGGGCTAAGACCAGCTCCGACACAGAAATCGTCGCAGGAGGCAATTTTGACAAGAGTAAAGGCTATTTTGTGGAGCCGACCATCATCCAGGCCTTCAAGCCGGATTATGTGACGCTATGCGAGGAGATCTTCGGGCCGGTGCTTACTGTATATGTGTATGATGAAAACGAGTTCGAGCAGATCATCCCTGTGATCGATTCGACTTCGCCTTATGCATTAACCGGTGCCGTGTTTGCGAAGGACCGCTATGCGATTGAATATGCGACGAGGCATTTGGTGAATGCAGCTGGTAACTTCTACATTAATGACAAGCCGACGGGTGCCGTGGTAGGCCAGCAGCCATTCGGCGGTGCGCGGGCATCGGGTACAAATGATAAGGCGGGATCGGTTTTGAACCTGCTCAGATGGGTATCACCGCGGGCATTGAAAGAGACGCTTGTTTCGCCGAAAGACTATAAATATCCCTTCCTTTCCGGGGAATAA
- the thrC gene encoding threonine synthase: MIFYSTKTADLKASLEEAIFNSLPPDNGLYMPESIPAISKEFMDDIENKSFKEIAIEVTATLLGSEITRSEIESIIDRAYDFEAPVVKITPNDYVLELFHGPSMAFKDFGARFMAAIMSYFLQRSNKEIRILVATSGDTGGAVAQGFYKVPGISVTILYPSGKVSDIQEKQLTTLGHNVTALEVEGTFDDCQRLVKEAFLDAELSEKYNLASANSINIARLIPQSFYYFAAYAQLKKLGKPLVFSVPSGNFGNLSAGVLAYRMGLPVEHFIAATNANNAVPRYLTSGTYEPLPSIETISNAMDVGSPSNFVRLTRFFNDDWNAINEKVSGAFYNDEQTQKAMREVFGNANYVMCPHTAVAYRGLQDYRKKTGSDFTGVFLSTAHPAKFIDLVEETLGKSIEVPERLKSLLDIEKVSIKMKPEFSEFKSLLMNALK; encoded by the coding sequence ATGATATTCTACAGTACCAAAACTGCCGACCTGAAAGCATCCCTGGAAGAAGCGATTTTCAACAGCCTTCCTCCCGATAACGGTCTCTATATGCCCGAATCCATTCCCGCGATTTCGAAGGAATTTATGGATGATATTGAAAATAAATCCTTCAAAGAGATCGCCATCGAGGTGACGGCCACGCTTTTGGGCAGTGAAATTACGAGAAGCGAAATTGAATCCATCATCGATCGCGCATATGATTTCGAGGCGCCTGTGGTGAAGATCACGCCGAATGACTACGTGCTCGAACTGTTTCATGGGCCATCTATGGCTTTCAAGGACTTCGGCGCCCGTTTTATGGCCGCGATCATGTCCTATTTTTTGCAGCGCTCCAACAAGGAAATCCGCATTCTGGTAGCCACGTCCGGCGACACCGGCGGCGCGGTTGCACAGGGTTTTTACAAAGTGCCGGGCATTTCCGTTACCATCCTCTACCCTAGCGGGAAAGTAAGCGACATTCAGGAAAAACAACTCACTACCCTCGGCCACAATGTGACGGCCCTGGAAGTAGAAGGGACCTTCGACGACTGCCAGCGCCTGGTGAAAGAGGCATTCCTTGACGCCGAACTTTCCGAAAAATATAACCTTGCCTCGGCCAACTCCATTAACATAGCCCGGCTCATTCCGCAATCGTTCTACTACTTTGCGGCATATGCGCAGCTGAAAAAACTGGGCAAGCCGCTAGTGTTTTCTGTACCAAGCGGGAATTTCGGAAACCTCAGCGCCGGCGTACTCGCCTATCGCATGGGCTTGCCGGTGGAACATTTCATCGCGGCGACGAATGCAAACAATGCAGTACCGCGTTACCTCACGTCCGGGACGTACGAACCGCTTCCCTCGATCGAAACGATTTCGAACGCAATGGACGTCGGCAGCCCGAGCAACTTCGTGCGGCTTACCCGGTTTTTCAATGACGACTGGAATGCGATCAATGAAAAAGTTTCCGGCGCATTCTACAACGACGAGCAAACGCAGAAAGCAATGCGGGAAGTTTTCGGCAATGCCAACTACGTGATGTGCCCGCACACGGCCGTCGCTTACCGCGGTCTTCAGGACTACCGGAAAAAAACCGGCAGCGATTTTACCGGCGTGTTCCTCTCGACGGCTCACCCCGCCAAATTTATCGACCTCGTGGAAGAAACTTTGGGAAAAAGCATCGAAGTACCCGAAAGATTGAAATCACTGCTCGATATTGAAAAAGTGTCGATCAAAATGAAACCTGAATTTTCGGAATTCAAATCATTGTTAATGAACGCCTTAAAATAA